The genomic region tgataataaaatcaaaaaaggggaaaaatagtaataaaatatCATGATGTTGACTACAAGTAAACATTGCCGATGATGGGATAATTGGTAGGGATATGAGAAGTCGCAATCCCAAGCTGATATTCCCTAGGTTCGGAATCCGAAtcaaggctccaccagtacgatgggagagcctcgatttcaagatttcgaaattcttaataaataaagagtttgactatacaaaaaaaaattacttgataaaaataataaataaataataaatgataaaaaataataacaattcaaacatataataaataattaatttgtgaaaatacaatatacatgacattaaataaataaaaaataaataataaaaaaaaataactaatttaaaattaagcattgaaTATTAAGTGGCATAAACtataaaaaatgtgaagataatgataaaaaaataataaatatatatataaaataagatcTTAGGCATTAGGTTTGAATAAAAGATTGCttatgaaaaaatataataataaaaatataaaaatatataaaataaaaatagtatgataaaaaaaatatataaaatttttgttcactaaaataacatagaattataaacaatttgtctaattataaatgaaaaacataagaacttagaataaaaaatgtaaagtataaaaaaataataataagaaataagaatagaaaatatgataacaaaaaatataataaaataaaaataataattaattaataataactaaaaaatatagataattgcattagcatagcatatatatattgcatcatacatatcattgcatataaatatttctattttcgagtttaagccccgatgatgaGATCTTCCGAGGATCTTGCGAAGACGAGTATTTTTCGAAAAGTTCCTTAGGTGAAAAGTTGTCCccgggtcccaccagtatgatgagAGGCCTCGAGagacatctttaataaaaggcttttgcccgaattaggttcattatgcatgaaaacattatttttaaagaaaaacgtacGATAACTCCGATGATGAAAATTATTCGTCAAATTTGCGAAGACGAATTTCTCGGATAATtctctaggtgagagaatacctcgagtcccaccagtatgatgggtgGATTCGAGAAAATATCCTAGATAAAAAGTTATTCGTCCGGTATTTTTTTCATGCCATGCATCTTGTCTCGTatttgcatttcattttaggtcaaataggagataaaaataagtgaacaataactaagaaaatatagctaatttaaaaattaaagcctaataggataatctaagaATGATACAGTTCATGGAACGGGGCGTCCCGGGGATGCTAATCTTTCCccgggcgtaaccgtactcttgaacctagatctagaaaatcgtagaccagtttaaggttcttttcgatgggcttaaaattaatttaagttttcatcgGTTAGAAttgagtcaataggtggccaatcgcacctaataaaaaagattggtggcgactcctagtttaATTTTGTAGTGAGTTTTCACATTCGCGTCTGGCGGTCGGGTTttcggacccgcacgttacgacacaAATACATACACAAGatgtatttaaaatatatacaagataaaacataattttatacattattaaTGAAGGTTTTATACTTTACGAGCagagttaaaaattaatatatgtatttataaaaattaataaataaattaattaataaataaatatatgacaATCATTTAACGAATTTAAAAACTCCATTATTGATGCTAAGATAATTATTCTACatatttttactaaattaCTTTAGACAAAAAACTATcacaatatattaatattgttttttttacctttaattACTATGGATCCTTTGAAGTTGTTGCTTTGTATATCAAGCTGCTTCAGATTTGGGAAGGCCCCAAGGGATGAAAATATGCTATTGTTGAGATGATTATTACTCAGATCAAGCACTTCAAGATTGATCAAGTCCAATAGTCTTTTACTTTCTGTACAAGATGTACATGATTATTTCACTTCCAATCAAAGTTTATGTAAATTTACATGTAAACATCCAAAACTCTCTCTTTACTATATCAATAATTGAGTAATTTATGTTTGAAGTATGCCTCCAAAAGATCCAAAACTCTCAATGTCATTGCCCCATAACGACAACTCCTCCAAGTTTATCAGCTTGTTCAATTCTGTTGAAACccaataaaatatataagggAGAATTTCAAAGCCTTAGTATGAGATGTTGAGGCCTATGATGAAATTGAATCCTTGGCAAATTAGAATGAGaacaaaaattgaagaaagttAAGGAAAAGCCTACCATGCGTATGAATGGTTCCTTTTAATCCACAAAGACTCCAAACTTTAAGTTTTTAACTATGAAAGAGGCCCAATGTAGGATATAGGATGttgttctgtttttttttttttttaatgaaaaataataaactttCATTAATTTGACAATAAAATATCTTCAAGAAGGGTGTCTAACCAAATTCTTTCTTCAAACAAATCACTGCACAATCTAGCTATCTTATGAGGTAAGGAATTATCTTGACGAATTGTACATGGAAAAAGAAACATGCATGacacttgtttttttttttgaatggcAAAACATGCATGACACATTAAAagccaaatttcacatatcaTTGATGATcacttaatatatattatatgtaaatatatagagagaaagagagagagaaatagtCCAATAGGCTTGTTcgtaaataaaaacaaataagaaaaaagaacaaatataatttaaaattttaattaaaaaacaatatgtGTGTGCAAAAATTCAATcgattgtttaatttattgataagCTCTATTAATATATTgctcaagaaaaaaattaagcttTGTCACtttaatgattttgatttcaattaaaaatttaagaaaattttaattaatatatatggCATGATCTGTGAGATATTTCATAGATAAAAGCTCAGTCAAAGGTAACAAGCTACTGTTATTCAATTATCACTGAGGTATGATAACATGAAACTTAAAAGGATCGTTATTTTTAACAATTGAGTGATCCAAATGTTATTTTCAAAGTTGGATAatcaaaatagaaaatttcaaaaacttaattgatcaagaagaaatttattctaaatatataaactttcaaaatttgatagaaatttttataaaatacaaaaatttaatagaaatttttataaaatacaaaaatttaatagaAATTTGTAGTGaaattcataaatttcataaatatatatcaaattgatTATACATGAATGTATgaggtaaaattgaaaataaacaatatatattaACTTTACCGTCTGTATAGATAAATTTCGTGAGGTTGTTGAATGATAAGTCTAAAGACTTGAGAGATGAGAACTCAATTAAAGATGATAAAATGCTATTGTTGAACTGATTGTCACTTAAGAAGAGATGCTCCAGTTTATCCAACTTCCCCCATAGCTTTTCAAAACCTACAAggcatattttttttaaacacatAGGAGTTAATTAGTGGTTTAATTTGTCAAAAAAGAGATCatatttagaattttaagaGAGCAGGAAAACGCATTGAAACAAGTTTATATTTTCACACGCGAAATTAGGAATCAATAAATTAAGTGGCAGTGAATGGATGGATGATATGACCTTCGTTGTCAAGGCTACCAGCTATTTGGTGCTCGCTCAGATCAAGACTCTTCAATTCCTCGAAGGGAAGAAACAGAGAGGCGTTGAGATACCACGGCTGCCTGAGATTTTCACTATCTTGTGCTACATCAGAGTACTCTTTCCAAAGGTAGAGTCGTATCACTCGGCCAGAAATTGCGTCGCACTCAACCCTTTCCCACCGACAACAGTGTGAACTCTCTTTTCCTTCCACATCCACCCAGTTGTGTAGAGCGTTATGATAATTGAAGAAAGGCTTGAGTTGCAAGAGACCAATTTTTTCTTGTTCCCAACACCCTTCACCCAACGGCCACCCTCCTAATAGGAACACTAATACAAAAACTACCATAGCCGCCCCCATCTGATCAAATTCTCAATATGCTCAGCTCGCTTGATATATTTTGTAGCTCTATGCATTTGGGAGCAACACGCCCTTGGGCTTTATAGAAGGAACCAACCAAGTCAAGACCCgaaactctcatcgagcccgtgacaaccgtttCGACGTCCtgataagcactcattaccccgaatgccgatcgaaaccccgcaaggcttagcatcaacttccgcatctccttggtgagcgacagttattaaatctcgtatttcaagaaatcataagttgttttcaactcaaaacaataaaatattattttctagttcacaggggtattttcgtcattttttttgaaatttcgaaatccgtaaaaatgtaatatgtaagtgaaaacacatatttcatgatttaaattaaattttgaagtctaaaacattcgtttaaagtaaaattatagctatttgaatataataaaaatattaaataaaatattatattttcttaaaacacaatattttcaaagtcttcttaaaataacttttgtagcgtaaaagtaaaataaatttattcatatagtaataaagataattaaagtatgaaatttcgtttacagtgacatgtgggcccccaactaaccaagaaggtgtagagctacgaacccttacttcctATGATGCAATTCCacgattaattctcgtcttaatcaactatcaacaaactgtcctaagcttgaaaaatagATAGGAAGTGGggtgagattaaataatctcagtgagtaaacaattaccatcaaaagcatctaaagccgagtagatggagacaatataaaaacgttatatctcaataatgttcataacacaaatttcgtttcaatctataccaaacaatttattttcatcaaaatttcctgacttatgaatttcttaaacttggcccctgccagaatcattctcgtagataccttcgtcaaggtatcccactaagaccgccaaggttgttcaatgacccatacccataaacatgttttcacatctaacacacagccgttccttggcgttggctgagtctcactctcacgtggtggcccgaacgtgaggtgcactcaaatcatacctcaggagatacttcaccaAACATCTCCCCtcggaggtaaatatataattgagttccactgcccctctcataggcagtccacggaaacccctacgactgcagtgaccgtttaatataccaccagacccataaaaatttcagtagcataatatggcgaataaaatgtaattcagtctaccgagaccaatcccaaaaatttagccatcatgctccCATAATGTCATAAgccccaatttcaataacatataaaatcataaatttcaacacagtctctatatactcaattttttcaaaacaatatttgatttcaaaaccaatataaatatcatttttattaaaaaaatattttaattagaaaacataatattttataatttaagctaaccattcaataaaagcatcaaacaagtataataaCTCTAactatttaagacgataagttgtccactcacagttctaggagtcgatgtactcctaatcccagtcttcaagcacaatttctgtacttttactagtgtaatttgctcaccacctatccacaatgtacaatacataattcaccacatcaatgcttgaccattataaaatcaattcaagctcggtatatatgcatgatatgacatgcaacttatccgactaccgcttaaatgcggtgctgacctaattcgacctattacccgattaaattactaacgcgtccaatttaatctcaaattaatttttttcagtttctatacctcaattgcacccaaattgacttaatgttcctcaatgtggtgcaaattatcagtcccgatagcaaattacgaaaatacccataatgggtaaaaattcgtatttttgctccgaaaatttccattatttttctagactcataattcatcattattcatcataattcctcaaataaacatcaagatcatcagccaatatttcccttagaaaattcggccaataatggtaatggaggaaaataaattcttttcttgttgttttgttcctaaatatgctaaactaacttaaaacactaacataacttaaaatcaaattaatctaacacgtttctctctcctaacccagtttttcagaattgaattcatcctcaaatcacatgattcaaccatgaaaaatgatgggaaatgcatggaaatgataaatcttaagctaagcttgaaaaatcatacctttaaacacttgattccttgaaaaatcacattttttctttgaattttctcactctagggtttgttcttatttctctctctctcctgctggttttggctgaccatcccaatgaagaattctgaaattttcaagccttttaataggcttaataaaatattataattttatttaccttttaaaaattttattatttaatttttttctagccatctttttgactttctttttctaccactcaatcctcttcatttatccatgtcttccatgaaatttctagacttttccaaagttttggtggagcaaatttttaaaaattacacttttacccctgtaaagtgaaaaattatatttttaccccaaaaactgaaaaattgcccatagacatatttttcatcccttatactcataccattctctaatttttcaaatgtgatctaaattctctcaaaatctcaaattttgttcgtgattggaaaaattacgattttagccctacactctagaaatcaccggaattaaactttttcacttctaaatctcaaatcatactccaataagtcaaatggaccaaaaaatcttttctaaaaattcccattttatcctcaagtggcaaatgaccattttacccatagatagtgaaaatttcggtttgactccaaattgatcctcaaactccgaattaccattttgagtcatctctgaactgtgaaactcttaatttcaccttaaaattcctatttgaactagttcgagaattaa from Theobroma cacao cultivar B97-61/B2 chromosome 9, Criollo_cocoa_genome_V2, whole genome shotgun sequence harbors:
- the LOC18589011 gene encoding receptor like protein 30; amino-acid sequence: MGAAMVVFVLVFLLGGWPLGEGCWEQEKIGLLQLKPFFNYHNALHNWVDVEGKESSHCCRWERVECDAISGRVIRLYLWKEYSDVAQDSENLRQPWYLNASLFLPFEELKSLDLSEHQIAGSLDNEGFEKLWGKLDKLEHLFLSDNQFNNSILSSLIEFSSLKSLDLSFNNLTKFIYTDELNKLINLEELSLWGNDIESFGSFGGILQT